From the Gemmatimonadota bacterium genome, the window TGTGATTGCGTTGTTGTGGAATCTGATGGGCTGTGCGGCCTACCTCAGCGATGTGATGCTGTCACCCGAAGCGTTCGCCAAGATGAGCGCTGCGCAACAAGCTGCCTACTCCACACGGCCCGCCTGGTCGGTGGCTGCAACGGCGGTTGCCGTCTGGTTTGGTGCGGCGGGATGTGTCGGCCTGCTGATGCGCAAACGGTGGGCAACGCCGGTGCTCATCGCATCACTCATTGGGGTGATTGTGCAGGATGTGTCGCTCTTTGCGTTGAGCAAGGATGCGGGACAAGCTGGGACGGTTGTGATCGCACTGCAGGGGTTGGTGTTGCTGGTCGCGGTTGCGTTGGTGGTGCTCGGAAAGCGAGCGGTCGCGCGCGGATGGAGCGCGTAGCGGAACCATTCATGCATCGCGTGATTAGCCTAGCCGATAGTATTGACGCGTTTACCGGAACACGGGGAAGGGTAAAGTCGTGACCCAATTCCAGCGATTCGCTCCGGATATTCAGCTCTTTCACGTTCGATAAACACCGCCACCGCTCAGGGGCACTATGTCCAGCGACGACCGTCACGGAAGCGCGCATGAACTCTCTCGCCGTACGCTGCTCGAGCGCGGTGCGGCGGCCGCGGCGTTTTTTGCGATCCCCGCTTCGCTGCGAGGCGATGTGGTGCGCGGTTGGACCGCCGCACGGCCCTACCTCGACGCCGCTCAGCGTGCAGAGCGATGGATTGCGCGCGCTGCCGTGAAGGGCGCGGCCGGCACAACATGGCCCGCCGATCCCGCTGACGCAAAATCCATTCAGAGCAATCTCTACAGCGGTAGCCCGGGCATCGTGCTCTTTTACCTTGAGTTGCATCACGCCACCGGCGACGCCGCATATCTCGCACAGGCACGCGCCGGCGCTGACTACCTCATGGCAACCCTTCCCTCGTCCGCCGCATCACTCGGCGACGAAGGCGCAGGGCTCTACACCGGCGTGGCGGGCATCGCATATGTGCTGGAACTCACGCGTCGCGCCAGCGGTGACGCGCGGTACGCCGAGGGCGTGGCGCGCGCTGCCTCGCTCCTGAAGAGCGCCCTTACGCCGATGGGCGCCGGAGCGGGATGGAATAACTCTACCGACATCATCTCCGGTAGCGGGGGCATTCTGCTCACCCTCCTCTGGCTGGGGCAAGCACGCGGAGAGTGGCCGGATTGGCGCCGCGACGCCGTGAAGGTAGGCGCGCGTCTCGTGGAAGTGGCCCAGCCAGAACATGGCGGACTCAAGTGGTCCATCTCCACCGACATGCCGCGACGCTACCCCAACTTCTCGCACGGCACCGCCGGCGTCTCGTACGTGTTGGCCACACTGTACAAGGAAACAGGAGAACGGCGCTTCCTCGACGCCGCGCTTTCGGGCGAGCAGTACCTACAAGCGATCGCTACACGAACCGCGCAAAACGGAATGAAGATTCTCCATTCCGAGCCCGGCGGCGAGCAACTCTTCTATTTGAGCTGGTGTCATGGCCCAGCCGGCACGGCGCGGCTGTATCGCCGTCTCGCGGATGTCACGGGTGATACGAAATGGCTCGACACCATTCCTCGCCTCGCCCAAGGCATCATCGACAGCGGCGTCCCCGATCAACACCCGGATGGCGCCGGCTATTGGAACAACATCTCGCAGTGCTGCGGCAACTGCGGCATCTCGGAGTTCTTCCTCGACTGGCATGCCGCCACAGGCGAGCCGCGCCATCTGACTTTTGCGCAGCGCGTAGTGGATAACACGCTGCAACGTGCCACGCCCGACGGCAACGGACTCAAGTGGATTCAGGCCGAGCATCGCGTGCGCCCCGAACTGCTCGTGGCGCAAACGGGATTGATGCAGGGCGCGGCTGGTGTGGGGCTCGCACTGCTGCATCTGGACGGCGCACTCGAAAAACGTGCGCCGCGCGTTCAGCTTCCCGACACGCCCCGCTGGCGCTGACGCCCGTCAGCCGCCCCAGATCTCGCCGAGCACGCGCTTGAAGTTGCCGCCGAGGATGCCTTCGATTTGCGCGTCGGTGTACTTCCGTCGCGTGAGCCCCTCGGTGAGATCAAACATCCGTTTGGGGTGGTCTACCCCCTCGATGTCGGTCTTGGCGCGGAATCCATAGACGGCCTTGTAGCCGGCCTGGATTGCTTTGATCTGATCCGGCGGGAGCGCGTCATACCCGTGAAGATCCATGTCGCTGCCCACGCCGAGGTGTTCTGGGCCGGTGAGTTTCGCGACGTGATCGAAGTGATCGAGCAGGCTTTCGATAGTGGTGGGCTCGCTCCCCTTCACGAACATGCGCACGCCGGTGATGCCCATGACCGAACCAGCCTTGCCCATGGCTTTGATGACTTCGTCGGGCTTGGTGCGCGGGTGGCCACTGGCCAGCGCGCGGGCATTGGAGTGCGTGATCAAAACTGGTTTCTTGGAGACTTCAAATGCGTCGAGCGACGTCCGGTCGCCGCAATGCGATACGTCAACGGCCATTCCCACGGCATTCATTCTCTCCACAATCGACACGCCAAAATCAGAGAGCCCTTCATCCCGACGCTCGGTGGAACCGTTGCCAATCATGTTGCGCGTGTTGTACGTGAGTTGCGACACGCGCTGCCCGAGGGCGTGAAAGGCTTCGACATCCTTGGCCGTGCGGAAATGCTCGGAGTTTTGTAAGCCGAGGAGCAACCCGGCGCGTCCGCTTTTTTTGGCGCGGTCGAAGTCGGCGGCGGTGTCGATGCGAGCGAACCACTGAGGGTGGCTCGCAATGAATCCGTTTTGCAGCGCGAGGTATCGGTAGCTGTCCTCATACGCTCCTGGGCCACCCATGCCCACCGCGATATGAAAGGCGGAGATCCCTGATGCTGCGAATTCCGCCGCGTCAGCCGCCGTGAACGAGGCGGGCTTGCTCAGCCATTGCTCCATCTTCGGAAAATTCAAGGTGATCGGACTCAGCATGTCGATCACCGTCGCCCGTTTCATCAGGTCGATGGTGCGCGCGGAGTATTCAGCGCCGCTCCACGGAAAGAGAGTAAAGCGGCCGCGGTTGAAGGCGGGAGCAACGGCGAACGCACTAGCGGCAAGGAAGGAGCGGCGGCTGAGCATAGAAGATCCGAAGAGAGAAGAAATGCGTTAGCGCACAACCGGTCGGCGGACCGGCTTGCCAGGTAGCGCTTCCAAGACCAGCGCGCCCGCACGAATCACCGGCGTGCCATTCACAATCACATGACGCATCCCTTCGGAGTGCGCGTTGGGAGCGGTGAAGGTGGCCTTGTCGGTCACGGTCGCGAGATCAAACACGACGAGATCGGCATCCTTGCCCACCTGCAGTCTTCCCTTCTGCTTCATTTGCGGCACGCTCGCTTCAATAATCTGCGCAGGAATGAGCGTCACTTTGCGCAGCCCCTCGCGCAACGACACCTTTTGCCGTTCGCGCACATAGTCACGCAGAAATCTCGTGAAGGTGCCCGCGCTGCGGGGATGCGCAAAGGCGTCGGCCGGCAACGGCCAAACATTCTCAGTGATCGTCTTTCCGTTGGACGTCCAAGGCATAGCATCTGATGCAATCGCCCCGCCGGGAAAGAGCACGGCCTGATCGAGCAACGCCTGGTCCGTGGCACTTTGATCCGGGCGCATGAAGTGCACCACGATCCACGATCCAGGTGTTTTGGCCTGCGCTTCCGTGAGTGTTGAATCGTTGTACGGCTTTCCACCGAACTCAATGTCGCTCGCCTTCGCGCCACCCATCCGTTCGCGCCAGTTACCGCGGAATATCTCGGCGCCAACGACCGTGCTGCCGGCGGCATACGGATAGGCTTCCGTTGTGATCGGCAATCCGCGCGCCTGCGCTCCGCGAATGAGTTCGGCGATGATAGGAATGTCGCGCGTGCTATTGCTATTGAGATGGCTGATGTGCATCTGCGCGCCTGTCGACGCGGCAAGCGACACCAGTTCTTCAAACGCCTCGAACGATGACTGCGGTTCGATCACGCTCAGGTAACGCACATGCGTGTACGTGGGGACGTTGTATTTCTTGGCCAGTTTGGCGACTTCGTAGTACTCCTTGCGTCCGTGCCCAGGGGCGTAGCCAGCCAGCACACCAATCCCGAGCGCGCCTTCCTTGAGGCCCTGCTCTACGCGAGCCATAATGCGCGCCGTTTCGTCTGGTGTCGCAACCGTGTACTGCCACCCTGTCTTCTTCTGTGCTTCTTGGAAATAGCTGAGATCGCCTGTCGGCTCCATATGTTCTTTCTCAGCGACACGACCAAATAGCCACGAGGCCGAGAACCCATAGTTGATCGGACGCCCCTCGCGCGCCGCGCGGTCGTACGCGGCACCCACCGGCAGAATACCGGCCTCGAGTTCCAGACCGGTCGTGACGCCATCAAAGGCCTGCATGCGCGCCGCGGCGATCTGCTGCCCGTGCGCGTGCAGATCAATGAATCCTGGCGCGACAACGAGACCGCGCGCGTCGAGCATCTCTTTTCCCGTGATCGGCGTCGCGGAGATCGCGGCAATCTTGCCCGCCCGTACGCCAATCCAGCGCACGGCATCGAGGCCGGTTTCGGGATCGATGGCACGGCCGTTTGCAATCACGAGATCGTAGCTGGCGGCGGGACGCCCCTGTGCCGGAAGTGTGCTCGCGACCGAGAGGGTCACGGCACTCAACGCAACGGAGGCGGATAACCGAAATGGGTGTCTGAACATGAAACCGCGCTTTAATTGGTGATGGCACCACTCCAGACCAAACCGGAGTCAGCGACGTATCGCGCGGATACGATGCGGTAGCCACTCCGATTTGGCTAGGGCGCGTGACGGCTTGGCCGGTGAGCCCGCAGCCCTGCGGTTACCTGTTGCCCAGCGCACACACCACAAGCTGGTCGAAATCCCGACGGTAGTCATCCAGCGAGACCACCGTATGCCGCCGTGCGTTGTCGCGGCGGGTTGGCGTAGAAACCGCCGCCAAGCCGACGTCAACCAATGGGGAATACAGCTTCACCAGCCGCTCACCACGACGAGTCACCACCCCGGCGATCGCGTAATAATGGTCGTCGATCAACCCCGCGAGGTCTGCTCGACCGGTCCGCCGAGCGAGGTCGCGAGTGGACGGCGTGCTCGTCACCATGGGGTGTCCTGCCGCAATGCCCTCCACGAGCCGCTGCCAGAGCGCGAGCCGTGAGCGTTTGTTCGGCGTCAGCGTTCGGCTCGGTGTGCCCGTCAACGCGGTGAGCGCAAACCCGCCGTCACCACCCTGATTGACGTGCACGTACCCATGTTGCCACGCGGCAAAGGCTTTCTCAAAGAGCGCCGGCCAAAGCACCTGTCCCCGAGAGCTCGAGCGGAGGCTGCGTCCGAACTTCTGATGGCCGCGCCTATCTACGGGAAACCGCGTGTCAACGCGAATGCGTACGGGCGCGGCCACCCCCCGTTTCCGCTCCCAGAACGTGACGGTATAGGTGCCATCATCGTTCGCAACAATGCCGCGCCGAATCAGCCGCGGGTGGCCGTTTGCGACGGCGGCGAGTGACGAGAGAAAGTAGCAGTCACCCAAATCGCCTTGGCCAATCTCATAGCCGGAAATACGACCGGCAAAGAGGTCGCCTTCATAGCGACGATAGTGAAGGCCAACAAATCGATGTCCGTCAAAATCCTTGCCGCGCGGCAGCGGCGGCTCGGAGAGCGATACTGGCGTGGGGTGTTCGAAGCGAGTCAATCGTGGCGGCATTGGGGGGTACCTGCGTTGCTATAAAGCTACCACTGCATATTAACCTTTA encodes:
- a CDS encoding amidohydrolase family protein, whose protein sequence is MTLSVASTLPAQGRPAASYDLVIANGRAIDPETGLDAVRWIGVRAGKIAAISATPITGKEMLDARGLVVAPGFIDLHAHGQQIAAARMQAFDGVTTGLELEAGILPVGAAYDRAAREGRPINYGFSASWLFGRVAEKEHMEPTGDLSYFQEAQKKTGWQYTVATPDETARIMARVEQGLKEGALGIGVLAGYAPGHGRKEYYEVAKLAKKYNVPTYTHVRYLSVIEPQSSFEAFEELVSLAASTGAQMHISHLNSNSTRDIPIIAELIRGAQARGLPITTEAYPYAAGSTVVGAEIFRGNWRERMGGAKASDIEFGGKPYNDSTLTEAQAKTPGSWIVVHFMRPDQSATDQALLDQAVLFPGGAIASDAMPWTSNGKTITENVWPLPADAFAHPRSAGTFTRFLRDYVRERQKVSLREGLRKVTLIPAQIIEASVPQMKQKGRLQVGKDADLVVFDLATVTDKATFTAPNAHSEGMRHVIVNGTPVIRAGALVLEALPGKPVRRPVVR
- a CDS encoding membrane dipeptidase, with translation MLSRRSFLAASAFAVAPAFNRGRFTLFPWSGAEYSARTIDLMKRATVIDMLSPITLNFPKMEQWLSKPASFTAADAAEFAASGISAFHIAVGMGGPGAYEDSYRYLALQNGFIASHPQWFARIDTAADFDRAKKSGRAGLLLGLQNSEHFRTAKDVEAFHALGQRVSQLTYNTRNMIGNGSTERRDEGLSDFGVSIVERMNAVGMAVDVSHCGDRTSLDAFEVSKKPVLITHSNARALASGHPRTKPDEVIKAMGKAGSVMGITGVRMFVKGSEPTTIESLLDHFDHVAKLTGPEHLGVGSDMDLHGYDALPPDQIKAIQAGYKAVYGFRAKTDIEGVDHPKRMFDLTEGLTRRKYTDAQIEGILGGNFKRVLGEIWGG
- a CDS encoding C2 family cysteine protease — its product is MPPRLTRFEHPTPVSLSEPPLPRGKDFDGHRFVGLHYRRYEGDLFAGRISGYEIGQGDLGDCYFLSSLAAVANGHPRLIRRGIVANDDGTYTVTFWERKRGVAAPVRIRVDTRFPVDRRGHQKFGRSLRSSSRGQVLWPALFEKAFAAWQHGYVHVNQGGDGGFALTALTGTPSRTLTPNKRSRLALWQRLVEGIAAGHPMVTSTPSTRDLARRTGRADLAGLIDDHYYAIAGVVTRRGERLVKLYSPLVDVGLAAVSTPTRRDNARRHTVVSLDDYRRDFDQLVVCALGNR
- a CDS encoding lantibiotic modifying-like protein; its protein translation is MSSDDRHGSAHELSRRTLLERGAAAAAFFAIPASLRGDVVRGWTAARPYLDAAQRAERWIARAAVKGAAGTTWPADPADAKSIQSNLYSGSPGIVLFYLELHHATGDAAYLAQARAGADYLMATLPSSAASLGDEGAGLYTGVAGIAYVLELTRRASGDARYAEGVARAASLLKSALTPMGAGAGWNNSTDIISGSGGILLTLLWLGQARGEWPDWRRDAVKVGARLVEVAQPEHGGLKWSISTDMPRRYPNFSHGTAGVSYVLATLYKETGERRFLDAALSGEQYLQAIATRTAQNGMKILHSEPGGEQLFYLSWCHGPAGTARLYRRLADVTGDTKWLDTIPRLAQGIIDSGVPDQHPDGAGYWNNISQCCGNCGISEFFLDWHAATGEPRHLTFAQRVVDNTLQRATPDGNGLKWIQAEHRVRPELLVAQTGLMQGAAGVGLALLHLDGALEKRAPRVQLPDTPRWR